A single Flavobacterium sp. 1 DNA region contains:
- a CDS encoding RagB/SusD family nutrient uptake outer membrane protein has protein sequence MKKILNYIVLGGLFLGLSGCQDDFIDLNPPGQFTDAVYFKKPSDFKAYTTGFYGQLQGWDFGNMDNGSDLSANANGTGAALGQGTIATGSTNWDYGGIRVCNILLAKANEYKGEGSIGQYVGEAHFFRAYAYFNLLKTFGGVPLVTTVLDTDSPELFKPRNSRYEVVAQILSDLDKAISNLPTEQNLAGADKGRISKGAAMALKAQAELYEATWEKYVGKDADGDGTAIGAGTTGYNAANTKIYLADAVALCKEIMDNGGYELWNKNADSKMTNLSSWYLFNLEDAGSNPGGYDKSTNKEFILYSVYDYTFKQSRKNISWTSWQLYPSRKFVDMAVCTDGLPATASPLFQGYHAAADEFKNRDLRLLNYLYSATTAPTSVTLDFGSLGSSGYGNSKYAVYGFGTRRLDNTESANWPIIRLAEVYLIYAEALYELNGSITDEQLNASINKLRDRAKVANLTNVLASANGLDMKQEIRRERAVELYREGKRFDDLKRWGILEESLNPSRLGRVVGSASYATPFKDASGNPTAAYKANTYVFGEETVETPKGALSCVVIDSKLNHSVAKKHYLYPIPQSQMQLNNKLLQNPGY, from the coding sequence ATGAAAAAAATATTGAATTATATAGTTCTCGGAGGTCTTTTTTTAGGCTTGTCGGGCTGTCAGGACGATTTTATTGATTTAAATCCACCTGGACAATTTACTGATGCAGTCTATTTCAAAAAACCAAGTGATTTTAAAGCGTATACTACCGGTTTTTATGGTCAGTTACAAGGATGGGATTTTGGAAATATGGATAATGGCTCAGATTTGTCGGCCAATGCGAACGGCACTGGTGCGGCTTTAGGACAAGGTACTATTGCAACAGGGAGTACCAATTGGGATTATGGCGGTATCCGTGTCTGTAATATTTTATTAGCTAAGGCAAATGAATACAAAGGAGAAGGAAGTATAGGCCAATATGTGGGTGAAGCCCATTTCTTCCGTGCCTATGCCTATTTTAACTTACTAAAAACTTTTGGAGGAGTGCCTTTGGTAACAACAGTATTAGATACTGATTCTCCTGAATTATTTAAGCCTCGAAACAGCCGTTACGAAGTGGTTGCGCAAATTTTAAGTGATTTAGATAAAGCTATTTCAAATCTTCCTACAGAACAGAATTTGGCAGGTGCCGATAAAGGCAGGATAAGTAAAGGGGCTGCTATGGCCTTAAAAGCACAAGCCGAACTATACGAAGCCACATGGGAAAAATATGTAGGCAAGGATGCAGATGGAGATGGTACTGCAATTGGTGCAGGAACAACAGGATATAATGCAGCCAACACAAAAATTTACTTGGCAGATGCCGTGGCACTGTGTAAAGAAATCATGGATAATGGGGGCTACGAACTTTGGAACAAGAATGCCGATTCCAAAATGACTAATTTAAGCTCTTGGTATTTGTTCAATCTTGAAGATGCGGGATCTAACCCTGGGGGATATGATAAATCTACAAATAAGGAGTTCATTTTATACAGCGTCTATGACTATACATTTAAACAGTCCAGAAAAAATATTAGTTGGACATCCTGGCAGCTCTATCCGAGCCGCAAATTTGTTGATATGGCAGTTTGTACGGATGGATTACCGGCAACGGCATCACCATTATTTCAAGGATATCATGCTGCAGCCGATGAATTTAAGAACAGAGATTTACGTTTGCTAAACTATTTATATAGTGCAACAACAGCACCAACCTCTGTTACTTTAGATTTTGGAAGCTTGGGATCAAGTGGATACGGTAACTCGAAGTATGCCGTGTATGGTTTTGGTACTCGTAGATTGGATAATACCGAATCGGCTAACTGGCCTATTATTAGATTGGCAGAAGTGTACTTAATATATGCAGAGGCTTTGTACGAACTAAACGGAAGCATTACCGATGAGCAATTGAATGCTTCAATCAATAAATTAAGAGATCGTGCAAAGGTAGCTAATTTGACCAATGTGTTGGCTTCTGCCAATGGTTTGGATATGAAACAAGAAATAAGAAGGGAACGAGCTGTTGAGCTATATCGTGAAGGTAAACGTTTTGATGATTTGAAGCGTTGGGGTATTTTAGAAGAATCATTAAATCCATCCCGTTTGGGTAGAGTAGTGGGTAGTGCTTCTTACGCTACACCTTTTAAAGATGCTTCCGGTAATCCTACTGCTGCTTATAAAGCAAATACTTATGTGTTTGGTGAAGAGACAGTAGAAACTCCAAAAGGTGCATTGAGTTGCGTGGTAATTGATAGTAAATTAAACCATTCAGTGGCCAAAAAACATTATTTGTACCCTATTCCTCAAAGTCAAATGCAGCTGAATAATAAGTTGCTTCAAAACCCTGGATACTAG
- a CDS encoding SusC/RagA family TonB-linked outer membrane protein has product MNRPKIIQHKLKFLSKPTLLVLLLGSSVVGEVYATNSDSSVNLSLNAAKLESVQQNITITGKVVSADDNMGIPGVNVSIKGVKGGTVSTDFDGGYVINVTSPDAILVFSEIGFRAQEVKVESQRVINVKLVPDVSKLNEVVVVGYGTQKKATLTGAVEIISSKVFEDRAVTNVGLALQGQTPGLVVTRSSSRPGNEGLAFAIRGASSVNGSEPLIIVDGVPVLNAQSFQNMNPDDIESISVLKDGSAAIYGSRASNGVVLVTTKRGKGKIKVNFNTNLRFVTNGLVGYSPTMQEYATMWLEANKEETTPNWWIWGNKDNLLNMQKGVEGKYDLFGTDFFIFNANRIEEMFSTRYSYQHNLSVSGGDDKSTYRLSLAFADNQGNLATAYDGEKQLNARFNYDFNLSERLKLESSISIINTNAGQPSKGLGAILYSTDMPFYPAKNPYGQWFAPFNGIDGGAIKNSAATTSDGGRYDKKRLTGRVDLKGTYKIWNGISIEGLASIQNERFNDERYVIPVRLYDWYGNPKGNAYQTDGVNNVYQASAESKFYHYYQALLRYDKTFNEKHNVSVMGGVNAEKWTAQGISASRVGFEDLGIYDISVAATTTQTNGGYKDINGRYSYLARLNYNYNEKYIAEVTGRRDGNSRFAKGYKFQNFGSAQLGWVFTKEEFLSPIDNILNFGKLRGSISSTGNEAKGLGAFDYLSLMGIGSAVLGQPASQQTASYNNGLISYTRTWERVTQKNVGIDLGFFTNRLTTNFDLYEKENIGMLIGVTYPSVLGGAPPKTNSGNFNTKGWEFVIGWKDNIKDFSYNVSFNMGDAKTMVSGVENADSYGAGQNGIVNGLPWKPIFLYKTDGYFKDQADVDAYYQAYGTSDALAGLPKNNQAVALRPGDTRRVDVAGTGNITANGNKNSSLVYMGDGTPHYTYGINMGATWKGFDFNTFFQGHLEQNIMRSGYMAYPFRALFTNQNPTFLGKTWTEENPDAMYPRLTVNPTRAGWNYGNNDFMLQNSRYIRLKTLIVGYSLPAGLTSRLKLTKVRVYFSGNDLWEASSIKDGFDPESGENATDGDNAGYPFGRTWSFGLNIGF; this is encoded by the coding sequence ATGAACAGACCGAAAATCATTCAGCATAAGCTGAAATTTTTATCAAAACCAACTTTGTTAGTGTTATTATTAGGAAGTAGTGTGGTAGGGGAAGTGTACGCTACGAATTCTGATAGTTCTGTTAACCTAAGTTTGAATGCTGCTAAGCTAGAAAGTGTGCAGCAAAATATTACGATAACGGGGAAAGTAGTTTCTGCCGATGATAATATGGGGATTCCTGGAGTTAACGTTTCCATAAAAGGTGTTAAAGGAGGTACGGTTAGTACTGATTTTGATGGAGGATATGTTATAAATGTTACGTCACCCGATGCGATATTAGTATTTAGCGAGATTGGTTTTAGAGCCCAAGAAGTTAAAGTGGAGTCGCAAAGAGTAATCAATGTGAAATTAGTACCAGATGTTTCTAAATTAAATGAAGTAGTAGTTGTAGGGTATGGAACCCAGAAAAAAGCAACATTAACAGGAGCGGTAGAAATTATAAGTTCTAAGGTATTTGAAGATCGTGCGGTTACAAACGTAGGTTTGGCACTTCAAGGACAAACACCTGGTTTAGTTGTTACCAGAAGCTCATCCCGACCAGGAAATGAGGGGTTGGCATTTGCTATCCGTGGTGCCTCTTCAGTCAATGGGTCTGAACCATTGATTATTGTGGATGGAGTACCGGTATTAAATGCTCAATCTTTTCAAAATATGAATCCCGATGATATAGAAAGTATCTCGGTTTTAAAAGATGGTTCCGCTGCTATTTATGGTTCCCGTGCATCTAATGGGGTTGTTTTAGTAACTACAAAAAGGGGGAAAGGAAAAATTAAAGTGAACTTTAATACCAATCTTCGTTTTGTTACTAATGGTCTGGTTGGTTATTCACCTACTATGCAGGAATATGCTACGATGTGGTTAGAGGCCAACAAGGAAGAGACTACGCCTAACTGGTGGATTTGGGGTAATAAAGATAATCTGTTAAACATGCAGAAGGGAGTTGAAGGGAAATACGATCTTTTTGGTACAGATTTCTTTATATTCAATGCAAACCGTATTGAAGAAATGTTTTCTACCCGCTATTCCTACCAGCATAACTTGAGTGTTTCTGGTGGAGACGATAAATCGACTTACCGTTTATCTTTGGCATTTGCAGATAATCAGGGTAATTTGGCAACGGCTTATGATGGAGAGAAACAGTTAAATGCCCGTTTTAATTATGATTTCAATTTGTCGGAAAGATTAAAATTGGAGTCAAGCATCAGTATTATCAATACTAATGCAGGTCAGCCATCTAAAGGGTTAGGAGCCATACTTTATTCAACAGATATGCCTTTCTACCCAGCAAAAAATCCGTATGGACAATGGTTTGCTCCTTTTAACGGGATTGATGGTGGCGCTATTAAAAATTCGGCTGCAACCACTTCCGATGGGGGCAGGTATGATAAAAAACGACTAACTGGTCGCGTAGATTTGAAAGGAACCTATAAAATATGGAACGGAATATCTATAGAAGGCTTGGCTTCCATTCAAAACGAGCGATTTAATGATGAAAGATATGTGATTCCTGTAAGATTATATGATTGGTATGGGAATCCTAAAGGCAATGCTTATCAAACCGATGGAGTTAACAACGTTTATCAAGCCAGTGCAGAGTCAAAATTTTATCATTATTATCAGGCATTATTGCGCTACGATAAAACCTTTAATGAGAAACATAATGTTTCAGTTATGGGTGGTGTAAATGCTGAAAAATGGACTGCCCAAGGGATAAGTGCATCACGTGTGGGATTTGAAGATTTGGGTATTTATGATATCAGTGTAGCAGCTACTACCACGCAAACAAACGGAGGTTATAAAGATATTAACGGCCGCTACTCGTATCTGGCACGATTAAATTATAACTACAATGAAAAATACATTGCCGAAGTGACAGGAAGAAGGGATGGTAACTCGCGTTTTGCAAAAGGCTACAAGTTTCAAAATTTTGGATCGGCTCAGTTGGGTTGGGTATTTACCAAAGAGGAATTTTTAAGCCCTATTGACAACATTCTTAATTTTGGTAAGCTTAGAGGAAGTATTTCAAGTACTGGTAACGAGGCAAAAGGCTTAGGAGCGTTTGACTATCTTTCTCTTATGGGCATTGGTTCGGCGGTTTTAGGGCAGCCTGCTTCACAACAAACGGCATCATATAATAATGGTTTGATTAGCTATACGCGTACTTGGGAACGAGTAACACAAAAAAATGTGGGTATCGACCTTGGTTTTTTTACGAATCGTTTGACTACTAATTTCGACCTTTATGAAAAAGAAAATATAGGGATGTTGATTGGGGTAACCTATCCATCTGTATTGGGAGGAGCACCGCCTAAAACCAATAGCGGAAATTTCAATACCAAGGGATGGGAATTTGTTATTGGCTGGAAAGACAATATCAAGGATTTTAGCTACAACGTATCCTTCAACATGGGTGACGCAAAAACTATGGTAAGCGGGGTAGAAAACGCTGATAGCTATGGTGCAGGTCAAAACGGAATTGTAAATGGACTTCCATGGAAACCTATATTTTTATACAAGACCGATGGTTATTTTAAAGACCAAGCAGATGTTGATGCCTATTATCAAGCTTACGGAACTAGTGATGCTTTAGCAGGTTTACCAAAAAATAATCAAGCTGTAGCTTTACGTCCTGGGGATACGAGAAGAGTTGATGTTGCAGGAACAGGGAATATTACAGCAAATGGCAATAAGAATAGTTCATTGGTTTATATGGGAGATGGAACACCGCATTATACTTATGGAATTAACATGGGAGCAACTTGGAAGGGGTTTGATTTCAATACTTTTTTTCAAGGTCATCTAGAGCAAAATATTATGCGTTCGGGATATATGGCTTATCCATTTAGAGCATTATTTACTAACCAGAATCCAACCTTTTTGGGAAAAACCTGGACTGAAGAAAATCCTGATGCAATGTATCCTCGTTTAACTGTTAATCCAACCCGTGCAGGATGGAACTATGGTAATAACGATTTTATGCTACAGAACAGCCGTTATATCCGACTAAAAACATTGATAGTAGGATATTCACTTCCAGCAGGATTAACAAGCCGTTTGAAGTTAACTAAAGTAAGAGTGTATTTCTCTGGTAATGATCTATGGGAAGCATCAAGTATTAAAGATGGATTTGATCCGGAGTCAGGCGAAAATGCGACGGATGGTGATAATGCAGGGTATCCTTTTGGACGTACTTGGTCTTTTGGATTAAATATTGGATTCTAA
- a CDS encoding winged helix-turn-helix domain-containing protein → MENFVKIKDIISISDYSRVRKHKQIVDSVMSATRMGALSFNDKLPSVNELAFDHNVSRDTVVRAYAFLKENNVIESIPGKGYYLKLACNDLKLKVFLLFNKLSPCQKKIFDALTSILNEFAIIDFYVYQNDYAQFKKLILNSKSKDYTHYILNTHFDDRDQDVVEFIKSDIPLEKLIMLDKKMDKLGEVACVYQDFESDIISALIELNPLLKKYKAIKLVFPEKSHLPQGIKTGFFKFCNEFKYDWSIVEDAVNEKLEKRTVYINVEENDLIHLIKQIKSNDFVIGEDIGIISYNDSSLKEVLLDGITVISSDFDQLGKQAAHMVLKNGKEQIRNGFGVFVRNSL, encoded by the coding sequence CAAGAGTTCGCAAGCATAAGCAGATTGTTGATTCTGTTATGAGTGCTACTCGAATGGGGGCTTTGAGTTTTAACGACAAATTGCCATCGGTAAATGAATTGGCGTTTGATCATAATGTTTCAAGAGATACGGTTGTGAGGGCTTATGCTTTTTTAAAAGAGAATAATGTTATAGAATCTATACCTGGCAAGGGATACTATCTAAAGTTGGCATGTAATGATTTAAAATTAAAAGTTTTTTTATTGTTTAATAAGTTAAGTCCATGCCAAAAGAAAATTTTTGATGCTTTAACAAGTATTCTTAATGAGTTTGCGATAATTGATTTTTATGTATATCAAAATGATTATGCGCAGTTTAAAAAACTGATACTAAACAGTAAGTCGAAAGACTACACACATTATATTTTAAATACACATTTTGATGATAGAGACCAAGATGTTGTTGAATTTATCAAAAGCGATATTCCATTAGAGAAGCTTATTATGCTTGACAAAAAAATGGACAAACTCGGTGAAGTTGCCTGTGTTTATCAGGATTTTGAAAGTGATATTATTTCTGCTCTAATAGAATTAAATCCGTTACTAAAAAAATATAAGGCTATTAAGCTAGTATTTCCTGAAAAAAGTCATTTGCCTCAAGGGATAAAAACTGGATTTTTCAAATTTTGCAATGAGTTTAAATATGATTGGAGTATCGTTGAAGATGCAGTTAATGAAAAATTAGAAAAGCGGACAGTATATATTAATGTTGAAGAAAATGACCTAATACATCTTATAAAGCAAATAAAAAGCAATGATTTTGTAATAGGCGAAGATATTGGTATTATTTCCTATAACGATTCTTCTTTAAAAGAGGTCTTGCTTGACGGAATTACTGTTATTTCATCTGATTTTGATCAATTAGGCAAACAGGCTGCTCATATGGTTTTGAAAAATGGAAAAGAGCAAATTCGGAATGGGTTTGGTGTTTTTGTCAGGAACTCATTGTAG